From Deltaproteobacteria bacterium HGW-Deltaproteobacteria-6:
AACCCATCTGCAATGCACCCTTTCCGCCCGGCTGCAAAGATTCGCCGCGGAACAACTGGCACGCCAGGTGGACGCGCTTGCTGACCAGAACGTCAGCCAGGGCGCGCTGCTGGTTCTGGATAATAAAACGGGCGATGTCCTGGCTTATGTCAGTTACAGCAGCCAACCGTCGGCAGGAACCTTTGTTGACGGCATTCAGGCGCCAAGGCAAACCGGCTCAACCCTCAAACCGTTTCTTTACGCGACGGCGCTCGACCGGCGCATTCTCACGGCCGCGTCCGTCCTGGATGACTCCCCCCTGGATATTGCCATTCCCGGCGGCATTTATCAGCCGGGAAATTATGATTCGACTTTTCGCGGCCCGGTAAGTCTACGGCTTGCGCTGGCATCATCGCTCAACGTACCGGCCGTGCGGACGCTCATGCTCGTCGGCCCGGAATCTTTTTTGAATATTTTACGGCAGCTGGGTATTCGCCATCTTGAGGAGTCGGGCGATTATTACGGCCTCTCGCTGGCGCTGGGATCGGCCGACATGAGCCTCTGGGAATTAACCAATGCCTATCGGGCGCTGGCCAATGGGGGCGTGTGGCGCCAGGCGCGCCTGACCCCGGACCCCGGACAACCGGCCGGTCCCCGGAAAAAAGTATTTTCTCCGGAGACGGCTTTCATTGTGTCGGATATTCTGGCGGACCGCGATGCGCGCAGCGATACGTTCGGTCTGGAAAACCCGCTGGCCACACGTTTCTGGACGGCCGTAAAAACCGGCACCAGCAAGGATATGCGGGATAACTGGTGCATCGGTTATTCCAGCCGGTACACAGTCGGCGTCTGGGTGGGGAATTTTTCAGGGGCCTCCATGTGGAATGTGAGCGGCATCGCCGGAGCGGCGCCCGTCTGGAGCGCCGTGATGAATGATCTGCATGGCCACAACGCAGGCTTCCATCCAAAAGCACCCAAAGGCCTCGGCAGGATTTCACTGGCCGGAAGAGAAGATCACCCGGAATGGTTTCTGGCCGGAACCGAGCCGGATCGCCATCCGGCAGGCATTGTTCGGAGAAATCATCGCATTATTTATCCACCCTCCGGAACCATCATCGCGCTCGATCCCGATATTCCCGATCATCTGCAAAAAGTCGGGTTTGTTGCGCAGACCGGCAAAGAGGATTCCCTGCGCTGGACGTTGAACGAGAAGCTATTGGCAGACCGGGGAACAACCATTCTCTGGACGCCGAAAGCCGGCAAGCATGTATTGGCCATCACCAATAAGCAAAATGTGATTGTTGATTCGGTGCAATTTGAAGTAAGATAGATCCAACAAAAATGAAAGGGGGGCGGTAATCATGCCTAAATACAGCGTGGAAAACATTATAAAGCATGCCATCGAGATTGAAGAAGCGGGGCAGAAATTTTACGCGCTGCTGGCCGACCGGTTGAATGATGCGAAATTGAAAAAAATAAATATTTTCAGTCATGGCGCGCCAGGAAACCGGCCATTATGAATTCTACAAAAGACTGCATGAGCAACTGCCCGAATCACCGGAAATACAGCCATCAGGCGCTGATCCGTTTGATTACAAGAAGCATCAGCTGCTTGAAGACAGGATTTTCAACAGACTGGACGTAGTCCGGAAAACACCCAAAATTCAGACGCTGGGAGACGCCCTGGTTTTTATGATCGACATTGAGATGGATGTTG
This genomic window contains:
- the pbpC gene encoding penicillin-binding protein 1C, whose product is MMNNLFKYLFAVLALGILPADNAYALPSFEEVRTAHVKSDSLLLDRHGELLYELRTDKQGRRLDWTKLDDISPSLKEAVIFSEDKRFYSHAGVDYQAFGAAALGFLSGSGLRGASTITMQLASFLNKNTAIKTKQRTLQQKTTQILMAREIEKRWSKKEILEAYLNLVTFRGEYTGIAAASQGLFGKNPHGLNQPESLVLASLIRAPNANVKALEARVLHLNQRLQWPVPAPIALGKVQEIYPGIDHIKPRANLAPHLARQLLKNQPAGTHLQCTLSARLQRFAAEQLARQVDALADQNVSQGALLVLDNKTGDVLAYVSYSSQPSAGTFVDGIQAPRQTGSTLKPFLYATALDRRILTAASVLDDSPLDIAIPGGIYQPGNYDSTFRGPVSLRLALASSLNVPAVRTLMLVGPESFLNILRQLGIRHLEESGDYYGLSLALGSADMSLWELTNAYRALANGGVWRQARLTPDPGQPAGPRKKVFSPETAFIVSDILADRDARSDTFGLENPLATRFWTAVKTGTSKDMRDNWCIGYSSRYTVGVWVGNFSGASMWNVSGIAGAAPVWSAVMNDLHGHNAGFHPKAPKGLGRISLAGREDHPEWFLAGTEPDRHPAGIVRRNHRIIYPPSGTIIALDPDIPDHLQKVGFVAQTGKEDSLRWTLNEKLLADRGTTILWTPKAGKHVLAITNKQNVIVDSVQFEVR